The Waddliaceae bacterium genome includes a region encoding these proteins:
- a CDS encoding phosphotransferase, with translation MQTLEKNITNFLGNKGKSWLAALPNITKKLAKQWSLSNIQPIDNMSWNYVAKAVRNDNSPVVLKISCDEKLICSEVKALQHFSGYGMVKLLAHNAEEHAVLLEQVLPGDSLCCIFPHRAEDVIDYYAAVVRQFISVPHPANDEFEHISSWLVAIDNADKSKFPEGLLERALFLKNRLLATSKNELLLHGDLHHDNILSDGKTCVAIDPKGVIGEIEFEVAWFDFIHDSELHRHDIPILFERRAKVLSDALNINFQRLKDWVFVRLILSACWMVENNDDPSMVIKQVKRARNIIKQLRKKS, from the coding sequence ATGCAAACATTAGAAAAAAACATCACAAACTTCTTAGGCAACAAAGGCAAAAGCTGGCTTGCTGCCCTACCTAATATCACTAAAAAGCTGGCGAAGCAGTGGAGTCTATCTAATATACAGCCTATAGACAATATGTCTTGGAATTATGTTGCTAAGGCCGTCCGAAATGACAACTCCCCTGTCGTTCTTAAGATCAGTTGCGATGAAAAGCTCATTTGTAGTGAAGTAAAAGCGCTACAGCATTTTTCTGGCTATGGCATGGTTAAATTGCTAGCCCATAATGCTGAAGAGCATGCTGTTTTATTAGAGCAGGTCTTACCAGGTGATTCATTATGCTGTATTTTTCCTCATCGAGCAGAAGACGTAATAGATTATTATGCAGCAGTGGTACGGCAGTTTATTTCTGTTCCTCATCCAGCAAACGATGAGTTCGAACATATAAGCTCTTGGCTCGTTGCTATTGATAATGCTGACAAATCTAAATTTCCTGAAGGTTTACTCGAGCGGGCTCTTTTCTTAAAAAATAGGTTGCTCGCCACATCAAAAAATGAATTATTGCTTCATGGCGACTTGCATCATGACAATATCCTTTCAGATGGTAAAACTTGCGTTGCCATTGACCCTAAAGGTGTCATCGGTGAAATAGAATTCGAAGTCGCCTGGTTTGACTTTATACATGATTCTGAGTTGCACAGACATGACATCCCTATTTTATTTGAAAGGCGCGCCAAAGTTCTTTCTGATGCTTTGAACATAAATTTCCAGCGCCTCAAAGACTGGGTATTCGTCAGGCTAATTTTAAGCGCTTGTTGGATGGTAGAAAATAACGACGACCCAAGTATGGTCATCAAGCAGGTAAAAAGAGCACGAAACATCATCAAACAGTTGAGAAAAAAATCATGA
- the crcB gene encoding fluoride efflux transporter CrcB gives MHMLLLIGIGGFFGAILRYLMSGWIQNDVVAFPLGTLGVNFIGSFFLGLIMYLSEYKGIFNEDTRIFLTVGVLGAFTTMSTFSYESFKLLEQKEMLLLTINVVSTILLTFAGIYLGKFIAVDIWRV, from the coding sequence TTACTTATTGGCATCGGAGGTTTTTTCGGAGCAATATTACGATACTTGATGAGCGGATGGATACAAAACGATGTCGTTGCCTTCCCGTTAGGAACGCTGGGAGTAAACTTCATCGGAAGTTTTTTCCTTGGCTTGATAATGTATCTTTCGGAATACAAAGGTATCTTTAACGAAGATACCAGAATATTTCTCACCGTCGGTGTTTTAGGAGCTTTTACAACGATGTCGACATTCAGCTATGAGTCGTTCAAGCTACTGGAGCAGAAAGAAATGTTGCTACTTACTATCAACGTCGTAAGTACTATACTATTAACATTCGCCGGCATATATTTAGGGAAATTTATCGCTGTCGACATATGGAGGGTATGA
- a CDS encoding pyrroline-5-carboxylate reductase has translation MSNKKIGIIGVGNMGLAIISGAISSGVFTKDDIIAFEKNEVRQKHIESTIGICFASSLQDLARCELILMAVKPQDLEDVSKSLSEYILPETLVVSVAGGVTTETLQKYLSGKGHIIRVMPNTPVSVCSGVSALCIGDRCTEEDIKKTQKLFQSLGTTLVIKEDMFDAISALSGSGPAYFFYMIEALAASAIQRGFDEKTALNLVIETCYGAIKLLKSSGKSPQELRKEVTSPGGSTAEAIEVFDKEKMPGTINNAIEAAIHRSKEMDRQNTN, from the coding sequence ATGAGCAACAAAAAAATTGGCATTATCGGCGTTGGTAATATGGGGTTAGCAATAATTTCTGGAGCGATATCTTCTGGTGTTTTTACAAAGGATGACATCATCGCCTTTGAGAAGAACGAAGTAAGACAGAAACATATCGAAAGCACTATAGGCATCTGCTTCGCCTCATCTTTACAAGACCTTGCCCGCTGTGAACTTATCCTTATGGCTGTGAAGCCTCAGGATCTCGAAGATGTTTCGAAATCTTTATCGGAGTATATTCTCCCTGAAACCCTAGTTGTAAGCGTCGCTGGCGGTGTTACCACTGAAACATTACAAAAGTATCTGTCTGGCAAAGGACACATTATAAGAGTCATGCCAAACACCCCTGTTTCAGTATGCTCTGGAGTTTCGGCATTATGCATAGGAGATCGATGTACTGAAGAAGACATCAAGAAAACACAAAAGCTCTTTCAGTCTTTGGGGACGACGCTCGTAATAAAAGAAGATATGTTCGACGCAATCTCCGCTTTATCGGGTTCTGGCCCCGCATATTTTTTCTATATGATAGAAGCCTTGGCTGCTTCGGCGATACAAAGGGGTTTCGACGAAAAGACGGCGTTGAATTTAGTTATAGAAACGTGTTATGGCGCCATTAAGCTATTAAAAAGCTCTGGGAAATCTCCACAAGAACTCCGCAAAGAAGTTACAAGCCCTGGGGGTTCCACCGCCGAAGCCATAGAAGTTTTCGATAAAGAAAAGATGCCTGGTACTATCAACAACGCCATTGAAGCAGCAATACATCGCAGTAAAGAGATGGACCGCCAAAATACTAACTGA
- a CDS encoding nucleoside phosphorylase, whose product MKKILFVIFTIFTSYACAEAEIGIVDSKEETMIADKPVLEDGRQYHLHTAPNDLARHCILVGSPERAELIATEFFTDSKEVGSNRGLKSFTGKYKGMPISVVTTGMGSASTGVVLPEAVRSGAGVFIRVGSCGVLQPGYDCGSALISSAACRYDGASDNWAPIEWPAVADWRVVAALKQASENMGKDCPVGISVTTTCFNEGQARPDDDGYIPPRLLEQHNELVQRGALFYSMEEATIFVWCSTHGNFPCSSIDTVYANRINNTFQAGNDQETAEIALEAMLLLKEL is encoded by the coding sequence ATGAAAAAAATACTTTTTGTAATTTTTACGATATTCACTTCATACGCATGTGCAGAAGCTGAAATAGGAATAGTTGATAGTAAAGAAGAAACTATGATCGCAGACAAACCCGTTCTTGAGGATGGTCGGCAATATCACTTACATACCGCTCCCAATGATTTAGCCAGACATTGCATATTGGTCGGCTCGCCAGAACGTGCTGAGCTTATCGCCACAGAATTTTTTACCGATAGCAAGGAGGTTGGTAGCAACCGTGGGCTGAAGTCCTTTACTGGAAAATATAAGGGCATGCCGATTTCCGTGGTAACTACTGGCATGGGAAGCGCCTCTACTGGAGTTGTTCTGCCAGAAGCAGTACGCTCAGGAGCAGGAGTTTTTATCAGAGTAGGTAGCTGTGGTGTGCTTCAGCCAGGATACGACTGTGGTTCAGCGCTTATCAGCAGCGCCGCTTGCCGCTATGACGGCGCTAGCGATAATTGGGCTCCAATAGAATGGCCTGCCGTTGCCGATTGGAGGGTCGTTGCCGCCCTGAAGCAGGCTTCTGAAAATATGGGCAAGGACTGCCCTGTAGGTATCAGCGTGACGACAACATGCTTCAATGAAGGGCAGGCACGTCCAGACGACGACGGATATATTCCACCACGCCTTCTAGAACAGCATAATGAGCTTGTTCAGCGAGGAGCCCTGTTCTATTCAATGGAAGAAGCTACCATCTTTGTTTGGTGTTCAACACACGGAAACTTTCCGTGTTCCTCAATAGACACGGTCTATGCTAACCGTATAAACAACACTTTTCAGGCAGGAAATGACCAAGAAACGGCCGAGATTGCATTGGAAGCTATGTTGTTGCTGAAAGAGTTGTAA
- a CDS encoding DUF190 domain-containing protein, translated as MKKESEAILLRIFIGESDEYKGKKLYKHIIEILKKEDIAEAIVLRGITGFGKTSRVHTTSILRLSTDLPIVIEVTDTKDNIEKVKPLLSSIIKKGLITEEKVNIIFYSP; from the coding sequence ATGAAAAAAGAATCTGAAGCAATATTATTAAGGATCTTCATTGGGGAGTCTGACGAATATAAGGGGAAGAAATTATATAAGCATATCATCGAGATCCTAAAAAAAGAAGATATCGCAGAAGCTATTGTTTTACGAGGGATAACAGGTTTCGGGAAGACAAGCCGCGTACATACTACTTCGATATTACGCCTTTCGACAGACCTTCCCATTGTCATCGAGGTTACCGATACAAAAGACAACATCGAAAAGGTGAAACCCTTGTTGTCTAGCATAATAAAAAAAGGCCTCATCACCGAAGAAAAGGTTAATATCATCTTTTATAGCCCATGA